Proteins co-encoded in one Bubalus bubalis isolate 160015118507 breed Murrah chromosome 7, NDDB_SH_1, whole genome shotgun sequence genomic window:
- the TRAM1L1 gene encoding translocating chain-associated membrane protein 1-like 1 produces MLSLAQPAAVIDFFLGGRDDLGPAPGWGVKPPEPPQPLLRRLEEQPRGGSCRSSVSSRTATMTFRKKGSKNPPLLSLEFILQNHADFVACVGMFFVLGLMFEGTAEVSIVFITLQHGVTFPAAEAEAEAEAERATAPKFLYHYGAKDLATVFFYTLVAIIIHATIQEYVLDRINRRMQFPKQRQGKFYESGQFSVFFLVSCIWGTFILVSENCLSDLTVLWKAHTHNMMTFQMKFFYISQLAYWFHAFPELLFQRSRPQELSQQAVYVGLHLFHIAGAYLLYLNHLGLLLLMMHYFVEFLSHSCDLFYFSDEKFQKEFSLWAIVFILGRLVTLIVSLITAGFQLAVGPNGNSDDSAEDVNVLAAKIAVLSSSCSIQAYVTWNLFNVQLQRWMEEDAPLQAPSVKKKRIKGRFCRKGMENGVATSNRLLDSPQMRKEKSS; encoded by the coding sequence ATGCTCAGTCTTGCTCAGCCCGCTGctgtgattgatttttttctgggCGGCCGTGACGACCTGGGACCGGCTCCGGGATGGGGAGTGAAGCCCCCGGAGCCGCCGCAGCCACTGCTGCGGCGCCTTGAGGAGCAGCCACGGGGAGGCAGCTGCCGCTCGTCGGTGAGTAGTCGAACCGCCACCATGACGTTTCGTAAGAAGGGCTCCAAGAACCCCCCACTCCTGAGCCTGGAATTCATCCTGCAGAATCATGCGGACTTTGTCGCCTGTGTGGGGATGTTCTTCGTGTTGGGGCTCATGTTCGAGGGGACAGCAGAAGTGTCGATCGTTTTTATTACTCTCCAGCACGGGGTTACCTTccctgcagcagaagcagaagcagaagcagaagcagaacgAGCCACAGCACCCAAGTTCCTTTATCATTATGGTGCCAAAGACTTGGCCACGGTGTTCTTCTACACGCTGGTGGCAATCATCATTCATGCCACCATTCAGGAGTACGTGTTGGATAGAATTAACAGGCGAATGCAGTTCCCCAAACAGAGACAAGGCAAATTTTATGAATCTGGTCAGTTTAGCGTATTCTTCCTTGTTTCCTGTATCTGGGGCACATTCATTCTAGTTTCTGAAAACTGCCTGTCAGACCTGACTGTCTTATGGAAGGCTCATACCCATAACATGATGACATTTCAGATGAAGTTTTTCTACATCTCCCAGTTGGCTTACTGGTTTCACGCTTTTCCCGAACTATTATTCCAGAGAAGCAGACCCCAAGAACTCTCCCAGCAAGCTGTATATGTTGGTCTTCACCTCTTTCACATTGCGGGAGCTTATCTCTTGTACTTGAATCACCTGGGACTTCTTCTTTTGATGATGCATTATTTTGTGGAATTCCTTTCCCATTCTTGCGACCTGTTCTATTTTAGCGACGAGAAGTTCCAGAAGGAGTTTTCTCTATGGGCCATTGTGTTTATTTTGGGTCGACTTGTGACTTTAATTGTTTCTTTGATAACTGCTGGTTTTCAGCTGGCTGTAGGGCCGAATGGGAATTCGGATGACTCTGCTGAAGATGTGAATGTGTTGGCAGCTAAAATTGCTGTTCTGTCATCCAGTTGCTCTATCCAAGCATATGTAACATGGAATTTATTTAATGTCCAGCTTCAGAGGTGGATGGAAGAAGATGCGCCTCTTCAGGCCCCAAGTGTGAAGAAGAAACGGATTAAGGGCAGATTTTGTAGAAAAGGAATGGAAAACGGTGTGGCAACTTCAAATAGACTACTAGATTCTCCCCAGATGAGGAAAGAAAAGTCTTCATAA